The nucleotide sequence agttttccctcggaccagtcaactttgagagTATTTTCTGACCATCtccagcaaccattgggcttccaaataagtataatcttattctacactttcctatatTCTTTTTGATATATCAtaggttgaatttggttaagaaacgattgagttacaaagctttgaaaattacccAAACTTCGGGCCAAAAGCTTCGAGtcacttaatggagtttttaacggaatgacgaaaatgatggatggtggacaatctcaaggactacttctattgatttgaaatctcatggactaaagtgatgtgttatacaAATCTCAAGAACCATATTCGCAATTTAACCATcaagaaattaagaaataaatttaatattttgcaTGAGGTGCATCagtgcatgttaattttttttttttcgacaaAAGTGCGTTTATATATTGATTCAAACATTTTATATGATTATATGGGTTTCATGGATGCATGTAAAATCAAAGGCATGCTCGCCCAGCTTTAAATCTTTGTATTTTAACTTCCTGCAAGGTTTTCTCTAGGATTAATGTCCTCTTTTGCTGGCTGGATCGGGAAAAGACTAATCATCTTCGTTTCCGATCATGCTCAAACTAGATTGAATTCAATTATAGCCAATGCAGTTTGCAGCTACACACACAGACACATGTTTGACGCAAAAGTAGGATTTCCTAAACCAACTGAGCACGAGGTTTGTAACTTAGTTGGTTAAAAATATTCACTCATGTTTTTGAGATATAGAGTTCTATTCTCCATTTCCAATATCGCTTTTATCAATTAGTGGATGCACTAGTCTCAGACCATCACATACGAAAGGTTTACATGTGTATATGCTATTTGAACGTGTGAAATACATTAATTTCAAGTACAAGTTGAAGTTCATCGTGATGATTCAGTTTGGAAAATAGTGCTAACAATTACTTTATGGAGGaaaacaccaccaccaccaccctaaGGCTGAAACCCAAGTGAATTTCACAACGGTTTAAAACCTTAAAGGCCCATTCCTTATGGCACGTATAGATCTATTTTCTTTCACTCTTTGTAGCAAATCAACTCGGTGAATGCATGCACATAGAAAATTGAAGTATACCCTTCGCATTCGGTCCCTTCCCTTCAATGCTTATTTATATGGAACAGGAGAGTCATCTGATCAGTCAATGACCATTCGAAGACTGAccacaaaatttcaaaaaataaaaataaaataaaataaaataatctcTCTTGCAGTTCCTTACCCATCCTGACATTATATATGATCATATTTTTCTCATATTAGTAATAGGATAATGCCCGTGTTTCACTCATGAGAGCCTATTTGTCCCTCCACTTATAATTAACGTATCTTCATCACACAAATATTATAATTCAAACCGTTCATTTTCTTTATTATCATCTAATGATCATATATGGGAAAAAATCATATATGAAAATTAAATCACTCAATTTGAAGACTGTTTAACCGTTAATATGCATCAAACTAATCAATGGTATTGATAAAAGTAGTTTGGCTTTCACGGCCTTCACTTTTGTACTGTGTTTTCTTCGTTTGAATGAGAATCTTTATcgctttcataaaaaataaaaaaaaagataatactTACATTGCTCCTTTGGGGAGGAGCTCATTCCCGGTCCCTtacacaaaaatatattttaaccGTATAAATTTTTACAATCGAAATCGTTCAATTTTTTCATCTTTATTCGAAGATCACctttacaaaaacaaaataaaacattttaatcGGAAATCATTTAGTCATTCAAATGTAATAATATATTCATGATGAACCATCCATCTATTTGATATGTTTGGATGATTAAAAATCTCCAATTctaatcttcttctttttttttgtagaagTGATCTTGAAATGAATATTAATAAACTGAATAGTTTTGATCGTTGATTTTATTCAGTCAAGATACGTTATTCACAAATAGAGTATAAAAATAtcatcccaaaaaaaaaaaaaaaaaatcattcatctTGGCTATTCATCCTAACATGGTTTCACTCGCAAGTGCCAATATGGTTAACGCTGATCCGATTAAATTAATCATGTTTGACATGCATGATCATGTGAACcgggaacaacgtaaattctaCGAGAAGAAACTATTTGTTGGAATTGCGTATAAAGAAATTATTCACCAAGTTATacagaacaaaaagaaaactagTATATATTCAACTCGATAAAAATCCCACCCTGCTGCATGAAAGTAAGCCTGCAGTGCACAGCAAGGATTTTACAACACATTAATCCGTAAATAAGAAAATCCTGTTGCACCCACTCGTAGTAAGACAAGCAAGCATGAAGCATGCAATTCTCAGTTCGCATGCACTACGTCCGAACCACTGTAAATAAACTCAACATCCTACAAATCCACTTAACCTCAAATAGATAGAAGCAGTTCGAGCTAGCAAATTACCCCAAATGGAAGACCGAGGAGAAAAGAATTCCCACTTCTGGATGATGCCATCTTCAATGGACTTATTTGTACAAGGACAGTCCGAATTAATCTTACACCGAGAGATCGGAGAAAGAACCGAACTTTCTCTTTGACGATAAGTGTGTAGGATAAGTGCTCTACTGCTCAAGCTATCCGTAACTTCCGCCTCATAAATATAAGTGGAATTCAAATGATTAGAAGTGAAGGGTACGTAGTATCTACTACCTAGCTAGCTCACTAATTAAAAATGTCAAGGATGATCAATCAAGGTCATGAGACTAGctagtatatataataattaatcaTATCTACAAATTAACGAGCTAGAGACGATCGAGAGGGAGATCATTCAAGGCTCTTGTTTGAGGAACATCGAAGGAACAAAGTCCTGCAAAAGTCCATACTGATCAGCAGCTGCATGAGGCAGTTGATATTGCTGCAGAAGATGATTAGGGTTTCGTGACGATCCCTGATTAACATTGCTACTGATCATGTATTGGGGCATTTGAAACAAGAGTTCCTGAGGAAAGGTAGAGCTCGGGCCACCAGCAGCCAAGTTCGACAGGTTTAGCATAGAAGGGGGGAACAATGCTGCAGCCGCATTTCCTCTTAGGGTTGCTGGAAGTTGGTGGTTGTGCTGGCCTTCATACGTTGTAATCACAATAGATGGGTCCTCGTACGACCTCTCTACGCGTTTCTTGACCCCGCATTTTTGTGTCGTGCATCGGTAGTAGCTTCTGCAAGAGACAACCGCAGTACATATATAATTAGAGAGTCGTGCTCAAATCAAACTTAATTTGTTaggttttttttgtcaaaaaacttTTTTCAGTTTTACTACCaaacaaattaagaaatggcGGATTAATTGATTAAAAGGGTTTTTCTTGATTTAATTTAGCTTCATTACCCAATACACAATTTGCGAGATATATTAGTATATAGGACTAATATTTGGGATCATATATAACAAATtagcaaccttttttttttatttttttggaaaaccaAATTAGTCAACCTTTGGTTTTAGTGATTAGTATGTCTTTTGCATGACTTTTTGGCACAGTTTGGTggagtaaaatttaaaaaataaattaaatcctTGAAAACTATAGCACATGAATGAAACAAACTAATCAACTTTCGAATATATTGCTTATTTTTCCTGtttaagggtttttcttggtgggTTCTTTTAAGTGCAAACAAAGAAATAGCTAGGAATTAAAACACTATATATCCATTAATTACCTTGGATATGGACTATTTTTCACAGCTTTTTGTCCATATTTTCTCCATCTGTATCCATCTTCTAGATGATCAACCTCACTCTTGGTCATGAAGGCAAATCGTGGCTCTTTTTGCTTTTTCTCTCCCTTCTTTTTTGCTGGTTTGCTCCTGTTTGGTCATCAAATATATCAAACATGATCAGATCAGGTATATGTGAATGTCATTAATTACCCAGacagtaattttttttaattgatacGAGCAATAGGGGAGATTCAAACTCAGGACCTCAAATGAAAGAAGAATTACTCTTAACCAACTGAGGTACAAACCTCTTTGCAACCTAAGACAGTATTAATATGTATTCAGTTCAAACTTACACTTTCTTAGAGCTATCTCCATCTTCTGATGACCCTTTTGGCTGCCTATCTTTCTTATTCTTACCACAGTCCTTATCAGCATCAGCCTCAGCTGAAGAAGAAGACACTGAAGAGTTTGGCGTCAAAGGAGTTtcaccgccgccgccgccaccgccTCCTAGATGATCAACAGCGTTTTTATTGCCTTCAACGGATGAAAATAGTGCTTCAGATGTTGAAGATGACAAGCCAAAAGCCGTGGCAAGTGAGTTATAGTCCACAGATCCTTTCGAACACTCTGTGAAGTTCATGTATGAAGGATTGACATCAAACCCCTGCAGATTTTGATGGTCGTTGATGCTGACCATCCCACCATTGAGGTGTTCATGAGCTTCATACTGAAATAGGTCATGGTAGTAGAGGTCCTTAGGTTCATGATCAGacatggaggaagaagaagaagaaaaaagacagGTAGAAGAAAGAAGGGTTTAGACAAGGGAATTAAACTATGGAGATTGGAGGACTGCTACTCCTTGATTCAAGACTTGAAATTTCTCTCTCTGGATATGGTTTGGTTTGGagaatacaatatatatataataatggagagaaagagagagagagagagagagagagagagtgagcctTTAAGTTTGAATGGACTTTGCTAGCTATCACTTTTATGAAGGAGGTTGACAAAGCACCTTCCAATTGGGAGGACCAAAAAGTGACTCCTCAAATGGAAACATTGTTAGTCCTTTGCTACTCCTGTTTATTCATACGAATAAAGTTACAAATATTGAAGGCATCATATTCCTTGAcaattttaattgataataCAGTACTCATTATATAATTGATACGATTAATTCTTAATTTAAAGTATCGTATAATATGATCATTATGAATTTAGAGGATGGATCATACGTTTTGGGGGTTCATTTTATATTGTATTTCAACGATTCGAACCGTTTATTTTTTAGGTCTTCCCTCAAAGATCATGTATATCTAAAATCACCAAAAATTGAAACCATATAATCATTGGATTAAGGGTTTAGGGTCTCTTTGTAGAACGGTattcatccttttttttttattacaaatgaatgtcttaatgattttggatttgtctaatttttttttgtatagatGATTTATGAACGATGTTCTAAAAGGCAGatggttcggatcgttaaaatacattacggaatgaggctaagcccactcctttctcccttagtgtagataatatcgattgttCAATACATGTCTTTGACGATACTGCTGCCGTAACATTTAAGTAAACTATACTActtaaataacaaaaatcacATATACTAATATGTGATTAGATTTAAATAACGTGACCTTCCAggtataaattttattttattttatttacaatTTTGACCGTTCGATATAATGACAGAAGATGAAAATGTACAGTACAGTTAAACGGGTAGTTTTATTCTCATGAACTATTAGAAATGTAATTAGCACAAATAAAATGCAATCCAACAATCTAATTTTATTGCTCATTATAAATATCtctaagtaaaaataaaaaaagtaggGCAAATTTATGTACAACAATAATTTTACAAAGCTCGGGAGAACAATTTGTATGATATAAATTTACTATTATAGTGACGTTTTGtgtgatataaaaaaaaaactaccacatatttttgtattattaacACAAGACGGAACGTCAAGTAACGACAAATTAGTCCCATGCAAGCCCTTCCGGATGATTTCCATGTGTGGTCAATTGTTCAAAGTTTCATTAGGAAGACAGTGTTTGGAATATTAGGCAATACGTGGCACAAGTGTCACCGGTATTTGACCGTAGTCCAGTCGGCAGCACTTAAAATCACGTGCTTGTCCCTGCTGACGCGTAACCCACGCCAGCCTTCTTTTTTCTATCCTCTACCTTTCTACGACTCTTGTCGGCTCTCCTCGTAGTCCTTGATCAACAATATACTTTCATAttattttctgaatttttttctttcgattTTTGGCCTATATTTTTGTTAGTAAATGAATATACTGCCACGTGGAGTACATATTTAATAATACattgttatataaaaaaattatacacaATAGTATATCATTGAACAAAAAGATTACATAGTTATGAACTACGTTTCATATAAGTTGTCATTTCTTACATCAATGCTATTTACTTGATCATTATTTTAGCAAAATTAAAGGACATTATCTAAAATTTAAGTAATGTTTTAGAATTGAGAGCTTTTTTTTTCCCACCCACTATAATTTTTTTGCCTATATAAAGCCAGCACTTTAATATGATGAAGCTTTTAATATTATTAAGAATGTCCATTTCTTAAAACTCTTGAAATGgacaatttaatgaaaatggcaAAATAGTAAATGCCCCATCCCACGTTTTTCCTTTTCTCCACGTATTGAAGTAGTTTTgctgaattattattattattttttttttttttgtgataagatgctagcatatataaatatcatttaGGTGAGTACGTAATTGGTATGGTCATATGGTTATCGTTCATGCGTGAAGCAATAGACTAGTATACTGTATATATAAACATCGTTTAGACAAGTACGTAATTGGTATGGCCATGTGGTTATCGTGTTAGCTGGACAATACATGTGTAGTCTTCAGTACAACAGTGATAGATCTTGTCCACGTTGATGTACTCATATAGTACCAAAAACCAAGTAAAACATAACGCGTAAAAGTTTGTAGTGAAGAGAAGTTGGACCTAGAAGTTTTGAATTAATAATTATAAGATTTAGAATACATAATGCATTCTCACATTTTCTCAATAAAATTAAACTGCATATATACTAAGTACTGTACCGGTGGAAGGATTAAAATGAGGTATGTGATTCACATTAAACTATACCAACTATAAGAAAATAAACAGTGTTTACGTGATGGACAAACTTTCTCAACCATATGTATACAAAAGCAAGTTTAAGTCTAGtttgaaagtacttttaaaatactTGAAATCGTTTTTGGTGTAAAtattttggaaccaatccttagtaaatatgcaagtgaatcctgaaaaaacacttaaaatattttctgcaagaagcacataaaagcacttcaagtacttttagaacccaaaaatattttctctaaaagctttcaatcatttcaaaAGTACTTACAAATGAGCCTTTaaatttttgtatatataatGCATTGCATGCTAAAACCAGTTATtcaaattaataattcaatACATTATTGTTGACATGTATAGGTCTAGCTAGATTTACATTGAGAGATATAACATCCAAGAtgtcaaacataaaaaattaaccCTATTAGCTAGTCTTCCTCAAAACCAAATAGTTGTCAACTTGTCAAGCACATCGTAGCAATACACAAAATAACACTTTTACTTCATTTTCGAAGGAACTTACTTTGAAATATTGAATACAGATAATAGAGGATTAAAATATTCAAACAACGTCAACAACATTCTTATCTCACTAAATGGGTCAATTATATAAATCTTAGAACGTCATTGCATTCTGTTTTGCAGAAAGTCTTCCGTTAACTTCGAGTACTTCATGTCTTTTCTTAGATAACACCAACTTGATTGAGATCTTTATCTAATTCTCTATTCTTTTACAATATGAAAATATTGAACAAACAAAATCAGATTGATTTGAGCTAATACGTACGTACACATGTGGGAAAACCTGTCATAGTTAACACCAACTTAAGTTGAGGTTATTGGCGGATACGATAGTATTAGTTAAACGGCAGCAACTCCATGCATTAATGGAGAGTTGGTAGTTGATCATTGATGGGCACAGAAGCACCCACCACGATAGAGATTAATATAGACTACTCCTTCAACTACTTAAAGCAAGGTGCAATGTTAATTACATGTTTAAACTTTAATTAGGTGTGTAACTTGAATAATTATGTATTAATTACCTTCCTATCATACAAAGAAAACACCCCATAAGTAATTTGTGATTTATCTCTCTTATAAAATCGATCAATGTgggaaaggaaaaacaaaacagaGCTTCCATCACCGCCTACTTTATGAGAAGGAAGAAAGATGCAAAATTACAAACATATCTGAACTTTTATGTAGTCAACAAAATTAAGCTTTTGTAGCTAGCAAACATCATAAACCAATTGAAATTATGAGAAGAgaccaattcaattcaattaactTTGTGATATTTGGTCAAACTTGGAAAATCAAGGGCCAAAGTTATTGCTTGAGAGTGACATTGTTCTAAAAGTCCCCGCCTAACATCGCTTAGGCTCCGTTTAAGTGTTAGGCGGTTGGCCACCATAACGAATAATCTCTAGGCGTTTATAACATAAGAAAGGGCTCTTAGACATAGTTAAGCGCCAGCTTAGCCCGTATAGATCCGCCTAGGCTACGACTCTAATTTAGACATAAAACAAATACCTTccattttacattttaattttcCATTAAATTGTAAGAGAGACTTGGTGGATACTTGGATAAACAATCATATATGCTTGTTCCTTATGTTTTGAAtcctttataatttatatgtcattctatgttgcaatttatgtatttCAATAGAATTATGTACCTTTTTAAGTATaagtagacatttatttatatattatagaataaatttaattaaaattaacaaaaaaacgCTTAGACCCCCTCTACGTTTAGCCGCTAGGCCCCTGCCTGCCACTAAGTGCTAGATCCCTGCTCACCGTCCGACTAGCcccttttagaaccttgcattATCTTTTTGTAAATTATAAGCATTTTATTCGATGGGTTTGT is from Malus sylvestris chromosome 5, drMalSylv7.2, whole genome shotgun sequence and encodes:
- the LOC126624178 gene encoding WRKY transcription factor 71-like, which encodes MSDHEPKDLYYHDLFQYEAHEHLNGGMVSINDHQNLQGFDVNPSYMNFTECSKGSVDYNSLATAFGLSSSTSEALFSSVEGNKNAVDHLGGGGGGGGETPLTPNSSVSSSSAEADADKDCGKNKKDRQPKGSSEDGDSSKKVSKPAKKKGEKKQKEPRFAFMTKSEVDHLEDGYRWRKYGQKAVKNSPYPRSYYRCTTQKCGVKKRVERSYEDPSIVITTYEGQHNHQLPATLRGNAAAALFPPSMLNLSNLAAGGPSSTFPQELLFQMPQYMISSNVNQGSSRNPNHLLQQYQLPHAAADQYGLLQDFVPSMFLKQEP